One Mycobacteriales bacterium DNA segment encodes these proteins:
- a CDS encoding type II toxin-antitoxin system VapC family toxin, whose product MTVLLLDTHAFVWAITSPDRLSDRARTAIEGPSNTLLVSAATAWEMAVKHRAGKWPEADILLAQYHDLTRRLGAETLDISATDAIRAGSLDWDHSDPFDRMLAAQSLLHHAALVTRDEAFHHLRGLTITW is encoded by the coding sequence GTGACCGTTCTGCTGCTGGACACCCACGCCTTCGTCTGGGCGATCACCAGTCCCGACCGGTTGTCCGACCGTGCCCGTACCGCGATCGAAGGACCGTCCAACACTTTGCTCGTGTCCGCCGCAACAGCGTGGGAGATGGCCGTCAAGCATCGCGCCGGCAAGTGGCCCGAGGCCGACATCCTCCTCGCGCAGTACCACGACCTCACCCGCCGGCTCGGGGCTGAGACCCTCGACATATCGGCAACGGACGCGATCCGTGCCGGAAGTCTCGACTGGGACCATTCCGATCCGTTCGACCGGATGCTCGCCGCGCAGTCGTTGCTCCATCATGCTGCGCTCGTGACCCGTGATGAGGCATTCCATCACCTGCGCGGCCTGACCATCACCTGGTGA
- a CDS encoding type II toxin-antitoxin system prevent-host-death family antitoxin, which yields MTIHNVADAKTHLSQLLDAALKGEDVILARAGKPLVRLVPVTAPPARTLGFLDVPTPDERFDSFNEAELAAWS from the coding sequence ATGACTATTCACAACGTGGCGGACGCGAAGACGCACCTGTCGCAGTTGCTCGACGCTGCTCTGAAAGGCGAGGACGTCATCCTGGCCCGCGCCGGGAAGCCTCTCGTCCGGCTCGTCCCGGTGACTGCGCCGCCCGCCCGCACCCTCGGCTTTCTCGACGTACCCACGCCCGACGAGCGGTTCGATTCGTTCAACGAGGCCGAACTGGCTGCGTGGTCGTGA
- a CDS encoding alpha/beta hydrolase: protein MIEPDVRGLADQELAGYIEQLRAHPGASARALGATGLRESSAQRAAARPPGPDLAFVEDLNGDNGVPVRLYRPCLEPRPLLVYFHGGGWTLGDLASHDRLCRLLSHVADVAVLAVDYRRAPENPWPAAVEDAVDAVHWARREALKLVGTTVIGVGGDSAGGNIATLACLELRDAGEQLPDAQVLAYPNTDLTFSQPSVATKAAGWGLEADDAHWFAEQWVPELAKRHDPRVSPLLEPDLAGLPRAVIVTAEHDPLRDEGDAYAAALRAAGVQVTWRCEPGLIHGFLGLDLVSPAAGRAVERLCQDVRSALGVAAGSPRP, encoded by the coding sequence GTGATCGAACCCGATGTGCGCGGACTTGCCGACCAGGAACTTGCCGGTTACATCGAGCAGCTACGCGCCCATCCCGGTGCCTCCGCGCGCGCACTCGGAGCGACGGGACTTCGTGAGAGCTCCGCGCAGCGCGCAGCTGCGCGACCGCCAGGCCCGGACCTGGCGTTCGTTGAGGACTTGAACGGGGACAACGGCGTGCCTGTCCGGCTGTACCGGCCGTGCTTGGAGCCCAGACCGCTGCTGGTCTACTTCCACGGCGGTGGGTGGACGCTCGGGGACCTGGCGTCGCACGACCGACTCTGCCGGCTGCTGTCGCACGTTGCCGACGTCGCGGTGCTCGCCGTCGACTACCGGCGAGCCCCTGAGAACCCCTGGCCCGCCGCGGTTGAGGACGCTGTCGACGCCGTCCACTGGGCTCGTCGCGAGGCCCTTAAGCTCGTCGGGACCACCGTGATCGGCGTTGGCGGCGACAGTGCGGGCGGCAACATCGCCACGCTGGCTTGCCTGGAGCTTCGGGATGCGGGCGAGCAGCTACCGGATGCCCAGGTGCTGGCGTATCCCAACACCGATCTGACCTTCTCCCAGCCAAGCGTCGCGACCAAAGCGGCTGGCTGGGGACTGGAGGCCGATGACGCGCACTGGTTCGCCGAGCAGTGGGTCCCGGAGCTCGCGAAGCGACATGACCCGCGAGTGAGCCCGCTCCTGGAACCCGACCTAGCCGGGTTGCCACGTGCCGTCATCGTGACAGCGGAGCACGACCCGCTGCGCGACGAGGGCGACGCGTACGCGGCTGCCCTGAGGGCAGCCGGCGTTCAGGTCACTTGGAGATGCGAGCCTGGCTTGATCCACGGCTTCCTCGGCCTCGACCTCGTCTCGCCGGCGGCGGGCCGGGCGGTCGAGCGCCTATGTCAGGACGTCCGGTCAGCCCTTGGTGTAGCGGCCGGTTCTCCACGTCCATGA
- a CDS encoding dihydrofolate reductase family protein produces the protein MRSVTYLMGVSLDGYIVGSDGDFDWTAPDEEVFRFVTDEIREVGVHLLGRRLSETMLYWETADQDPSLDDSMLEWAAIWKPLPKVVFSTTLSAVQGNARLASGGLAEEVERLRAEPGEGEIAIGGATLAAEAAALGLIDEYRARVYPVLVGGGIPFFSQRQRRVDLELVETRTFASRVVYLHYRVAR, from the coding sequence ATGCGCAGCGTGACCTATTTGATGGGCGTCTCACTTGACGGCTACATCGTCGGGTCGGACGGCGACTTCGACTGGACGGCCCCCGACGAGGAGGTCTTTCGCTTCGTCACCGACGAGATACGAGAGGTCGGCGTCCACCTGTTGGGACGACGGCTGTCCGAGACGATGCTGTATTGGGAGACCGCCGACCAGGATCCATCGCTCGACGACTCAATGCTCGAGTGGGCCGCGATCTGGAAGCCGCTCCCAAAGGTGGTGTTCTCCACCACGCTGTCGGCGGTGCAGGGCAATGCCCGCCTGGCCTCCGGCGGCCTGGCGGAGGAGGTCGAGCGGTTGCGAGCCGAGCCGGGGGAGGGCGAAATCGCGATCGGTGGAGCGACCCTCGCCGCCGAGGCGGCCGCGTTGGGTCTGATCGACGAGTACCGGGCCAGGGTCTACCCGGTGCTGGTTGGCGGTGGCATTCCGTTCTTTTCCCAGCGCCAGCGCCGGGTGGATCTCGAACTCGTCGAGACCCGCACATTCGCCTCCAGAGTCGTCTACCTCCACTACCGCGTGGCGCGCTAG
- a CDS encoding RNA-guided endonuclease TnpB family protein encodes MNKTFNAVKESVAPWWREVSMHAFRSGIADAAAALANFRDSKKGVRAGRKVGFPNFKSRNRCTPSVSFVEINHQLSWLHPDRHHIRLMLPQSPSDPDVKRRAANLVWVHTTESTRRLYNLVEQGRARIQKVTVSCRGGRWQVSFSVRYLLGLPSRRPIAHSSRQGGIVGLDAGLTHLATLDRIVPGLTDDDGHIANPRVLAAQLKKLAKLDRALSRTKRPSRSERGSKNRAKLCHRRARLHGKVARTRALYLHHLTNTLVDRFDAVAIEDLGVAAMSNRKHHLGRSMADASLGELRRQLVYKSADRSTTLVVVGRFYPSSKTCSGCGAVKAKLLLSTRNFECDSCEMSLNRDVNAARNIAREGARLLSEQSSTAEQSVAGLRPETLNADPRQQKTSGAHASMAAVA; translated from the coding sequence CTGAACAAGACCTTCAACGCGGTCAAAGAGAGCGTGGCGCCGTGGTGGCGTGAGGTCTCTATGCACGCCTTCCGATCTGGCATCGCTGATGCGGCGGCTGCGCTGGCCAACTTCAGAGATTCGAAGAAGGGCGTCCGGGCCGGCAGGAAGGTCGGTTTCCCCAACTTCAAGTCGCGCAATCGTTGTACTCCCTCGGTCAGCTTCGTCGAGATCAACCACCAGCTGTCCTGGCTCCATCCCGACCGACACCACATCCGGCTCATGTTGCCCCAGTCACCATCTGACCCTGACGTGAAGCGCAGGGCAGCCAATCTCGTGTGGGTCCACACCACCGAATCGACGCGCCGGCTCTATAACCTGGTCGAGCAGGGCCGGGCCCGGATCCAAAAGGTGACGGTCTCGTGCCGAGGTGGTCGCTGGCAGGTGTCCTTCTCGGTGCGTTACTTGCTGGGGCTGCCGAGCCGCCGGCCAATTGCCCATTCGAGCCGCCAAGGCGGCATCGTGGGTCTCGATGCTGGGCTCACCCACCTGGCCACCCTTGATCGGATCGTGCCTGGGCTCACCGACGACGATGGTCACATCGCCAACCCCAGAGTCCTTGCTGCCCAGCTCAAGAAGCTGGCCAAGCTGGACCGGGCCCTCTCTCGCACCAAAAGGCCATCGCGAAGCGAGCGGGGGTCGAAGAACCGGGCCAAGCTGTGCCACCGCCGGGCTCGACTGCACGGCAAGGTGGCCAGAACCCGGGCGCTCTACCTGCACCACTTGACCAACACCCTGGTCGACCGCTTCGACGCGGTGGCCATCGAGGACCTTGGCGTGGCCGCCATGTCGAACCGTAAGCATCACCTCGGTCGATCCATGGCCGACGCGAGTCTGGGCGAGTTGCGCCGCCAGCTCGTCTACAAGAGCGCCGATCGGTCCACCACGCTGGTTGTCGTGGGCCGCTTTTACCCCTCGTCGAAGACCTGTTCGGGCTGTGGAGCAGTGAAAGCCAAGCTCCTCCTCAGCACGCGAAACTTCGAATGTGACAGCTGCGAGATGTCGCTCAATCGCGACGTCAACGCAGCACGCAACATCGCCCGGGAAGGAGCACGGCTCCTCTCTGAGCAGAGCAGTACCGCAGAGCAGTCCGTCGCGGGGTTACGACCCGAGACGCTAAACGCTGACCCGAGACAGCAGAAGACCAGCGGGGCTCACGCCTCGATGGCAGCGGTCGCCTGA
- a CDS encoding ribbon-helix-helix protein, CopG family — protein sequence MVSEQRIQEWADEAEAGYDADEIKRRGRGRPGRGAAPMQVVAVRLTADELDALDVAAAKNHMSRSEAIRAALAHLSA from the coding sequence ATGGTGAGCGAGCAGCGGATCCAGGAGTGGGCCGACGAGGCCGAAGCCGGCTATGACGCCGACGAAATCAAGCGCCGGGGGCGCGGGCGGCCGGGCCGGGGAGCCGCACCCATGCAGGTCGTGGCAGTGCGGCTGACCGCCGACGAACTCGACGCCCTCGACGTGGCAGCCGCGAAGAACCACATGAGCCGGTCGGAGGCCATCCGGGCCGCGCTGGCCCACTTGTCTGCGTGA
- a CDS encoding DUF1015 domain-containing protein: MPRFEPFRGLRYNPDEAPIAQLIAPPYDVIGSAERVHLATRHAANAVLVELPEPDLQGGRDRYKVAADLFEMWQAEGIVLTDPVPCLYPYRMTDTAGRSSTGVLGALGLADPGEESDILPHEQTLPKPKSDRLDLLRATGANLSPIWGLSMSPGLTATFDPTDDEPVVDAFDDDGVRHQLWVLNDQDSIAAIAAAVAKAPVVIADGHHRYETARAYQAECREANGGQAGPHDLVLALIVELAEEQLTVGAIHRTITGLPEGFDLIGALSVQFDLVRAGAADDRTLGALADANSLALVTGGDAYLLLPHSATYEEAGNELDSSLIAAALSHLPPHESSHRHSLAEVMEAMAAGDAQAAFLLRPVTVSQIEEWAEARRRMPPKTTYFSPKPRTGMVFRSLDP, translated from the coding sequence ATGCCTCGATTCGAACCCTTCCGTGGCCTGCGCTACAACCCGGACGAGGCGCCCATCGCGCAGCTGATCGCCCCGCCCTACGACGTGATCGGTTCGGCCGAGCGCGTGCACCTCGCGACCCGCCATGCCGCCAACGCGGTGCTGGTCGAACTGCCGGAGCCCGATCTCCAGGGCGGCCGCGACCGCTACAAGGTGGCGGCCGATCTCTTCGAGATGTGGCAGGCGGAGGGCATCGTTCTCACCGACCCGGTCCCCTGCCTGTATCCCTACCGTATGACCGACACCGCCGGTCGCTCCTCCACCGGGGTCCTCGGTGCTTTGGGGTTGGCCGATCCGGGCGAGGAGAGTGACATCCTCCCGCACGAGCAGACGCTCCCCAAGCCCAAGAGCGACCGCCTTGATCTGTTGCGAGCCACCGGGGCCAACCTCTCCCCCATCTGGGGACTCTCCATGAGCCCCGGACTCACTGCGACCTTCGACCCCACCGATGACGAACCGGTGGTCGACGCCTTCGACGATGATGGGGTCCGCCACCAGCTCTGGGTGCTCAACGACCAGGACTCCATCGCGGCCATTGCGGCCGCGGTGGCCAAGGCGCCGGTGGTCATAGCGGACGGGCACCACCGTTACGAGACGGCGCGGGCGTACCAGGCCGAATGTCGTGAGGCCAACGGCGGCCAGGCGGGGCCGCACGACCTTGTGCTTGCGCTCATTGTGGAGTTGGCCGAGGAGCAACTCACCGTAGGAGCCATCCACCGCACCATCACCGGTCTGCCGGAGGGATTCGATCTCATCGGTGCCCTCTCGGTGCAATTCGATCTGGTCCGGGCCGGTGCCGCCGACGACCGCACGCTCGGAGCGCTGGCCGACGCCAACTCTCTCGCCCTGGTGACGGGCGGCGACGCCTATCTCCTTCTCCCGCACTCGGCGACCTACGAGGAGGCCGGCAACGAACTCGACTCCAGCCTCATTGCCGCCGCGCTCTCGCACCTGCCTCCGCACGAGTCCTCCCATCGCCATTCCCTTGCTGAGGTCATGGAGGCGATGGCCGCCGGCGACGCCCAGGCGGCGTTCCTGCTGCGTCCGGTCACCGTCAGCCAGATTGAGGAGTGGGCCGAGGCTCGGCGCCGCATGCCGCCCAAGACGACCTACTTCAGCCCAAAGCCCCGGACGGGCATGGTCTTCCGCTCGCTCGACCCCTGA
- a CDS encoding IS110 family transposase, whose amino-acid sequence MLFVGDDWAEDHHDVEILDAEGRRLVKKRLPEGLEGLSKLHELIAAAMPPERSQLDSVEAAGQVKIGIETERGPWVAALITAGYEVFAINPMSTARYRERHSTSGAKSDAGDAHVLAEIVRLDRAHHRSVTGDSDDGEALKLLARAHQSMIWDRTRHLLRLRSALREYFPAALQAFADLDAPESLELLAAAPDPDVAAQLSKARIVAALRRAKRRKIDQRVEDIQAVLRAPALRQSTAVQNAFSAIVVAEVRVITALVAEIDALGVVVAKLFDRHPDAEIFTSQPGLGVILGARVLAEFGDDPDRYADAKSRKNYAGTSPITRASGTKKVVLARYARNHRLADAVQQWAFSSMRGSPGARAYYLSLRARKIGHQAAIRQLANRQVGILHGCLKHRTLYDEQKAWPHHATAAA is encoded by the coding sequence ATGCTGTTCGTGGGTGATGATTGGGCTGAGGACCATCACGACGTCGAGATCCTCGACGCTGAGGGTCGGCGGCTGGTGAAGAAGCGACTTCCCGAGGGCCTTGAGGGGCTCAGCAAGTTGCATGAGCTGATCGCCGCGGCGATGCCGCCGGAACGGTCCCAGCTCGACTCGGTGGAGGCCGCGGGCCAAGTGAAGATCGGGATCGAGACCGAACGTGGGCCGTGGGTCGCGGCGTTGATCACGGCGGGCTACGAGGTGTTCGCGATCAACCCGATGTCCACCGCCCGATATCGGGAACGGCACTCGACGTCTGGGGCGAAAAGCGACGCCGGGGACGCTCACGTCCTGGCCGAGATCGTTCGCCTGGACCGTGCGCACCACCGCTCGGTGACTGGTGACTCCGATGACGGTGAGGCGTTGAAGCTGCTCGCGCGCGCCCATCAGTCGATGATCTGGGACCGAACCCGCCACCTGCTCCGCTTGCGCAGCGCCCTTCGGGAGTACTTTCCCGCTGCCCTGCAAGCATTTGCAGACCTCGACGCACCCGAGTCCCTCGAGCTGCTCGCCGCGGCGCCGGACCCCGATGTGGCCGCGCAGCTGTCCAAGGCGAGGATCGTGGCGGCCCTGCGCCGGGCGAAGCGGCGCAAGATCGACCAACGCGTCGAGGACATCCAAGCCGTCTTGCGCGCACCCGCGCTGCGGCAGAGCACCGCAGTGCAGAACGCGTTCTCGGCGATCGTCGTCGCTGAGGTCCGGGTCATCACCGCCCTCGTGGCTGAGATCGACGCGCTCGGGGTGGTGGTGGCCAAGCTTTTTGACCGTCACCCGGACGCTGAGATCTTCACCAGCCAACCTGGTCTCGGTGTGATCCTCGGCGCCCGGGTCCTCGCGGAGTTCGGTGATGACCCCGATCGCTACGCCGATGCGAAGTCTCGGAAGAACTATGCCGGCACGTCCCCGATCACCAGGGCCTCAGGGACGAAGAAGGTCGTGCTGGCCCGCTACGCGCGCAACCATCGCCTCGCCGACGCCGTGCAGCAATGGGCCTTCTCCTCGATGCGCGGATCGCCCGGCGCCCGCGCCTACTACCTCTCTCTGCGGGCCAGGAAGATCGGCCACCAAGCAGCGATCCGCCAGCTCGCCAACCGCCAGGTGGGGATCCTCCACGGCTGCCTCAAGCACCGCACCCTCTACGACGAGCAGAAAGCCTGGCCCCACCACGCGACCGCAGCGGCTTGA